The following are from one region of the Vulpes vulpes isolate BD-2025 chromosome 14, VulVul3, whole genome shotgun sequence genome:
- the INSM1 gene encoding insulinoma-associated protein 1, translating to MPRGFLVKRSKKSTPVSYRVRGGEDGARAPLLSPGCGGARASPPAPSPGPGPGPGPLPPPPPPAERAHAALAAALACAPGPPPPPPPPPPPGPRAAHFGNPEAAHPAPLYSPTRPVSREHEKHKFFERSFNLGSPVSAESFPTPAALLGGGGGGANGTGGGGTCGGDALLFAPAELKMGTAFSAGAEAARGPGPGPPLPPAASLRPPGKRPAPPAAAAAAAAAAAEPPAKAAKAPGAKKPKAIRKLHFEDEVTTSPVLGLKIKEGPVEAPRGRAGGAARPLGEFICQLCKEEYADPFALAQHKCSRIVRVEYRCPECAKVFSCPANLASHRRWHKPRPAPAAARATEPETAARAEAREATGGGGSDRDTPSPGGVSESGSEDGLYECHHCAKKFRRQAYLRKHLLAHHQALQAKGAPPAPPAEDLLALYPGPEEKAPQEAAGDGEAAGVLGLSAPAECHLCPVCGETFPSKGAQERHLRLLHAAQVFPCKYCPATFYSSPGLTRHINKCHPSENRQVILLQVPVRPAC from the coding sequence ATGCCCCGCGGCTTCCTGGTGAAGCGCAGCAAGAAGTCCACGCCCGTGTCCTACCGCGTCCGCGGCGGCGAGGACGGCGCCCGCGCGCCGCTGCTGTCGCCGGGCTGCGGGGGCGCCCGCGCCTCGCCCCCCGCGCcgagcccggggccggggccggggccgggcccgctgccgccgccgccgccgcccgccgagCGCGCCCATGCGGCTCTCGCTGCCGCGCTCGCCTGCGCGccgggcccgccgcccccgccgcccccgccgcccccgccgggcccgcGGGCCGCGCACTTCGGCAACCCCGAGGCCGCGCACCCGGCGCCGCTCTACAGCCCCACGCGGCCCGTGAGCCGCGAGCACGAGAAGCACAAGTTCTTCGAGCGCAGCTTCAACCTCGGGTCGCCGGTCTCGGCCGAGTCCTTCCCCACGCCCGCCGCCCTGctcggaggcggcggcggcggcgcgaaCGGCACGGGCGGCGGCGGCACCTGCGGCGGCGACGCGCTGCTCTTCGCGCCCGCCGAGCTCAAGATGGGCACGGCCTTCTCCGCCGGCGCCGAAGCGGCTcgcggccccgggcccggcccgccGCTGCCCCCCGCCGCCTCCCTGCGGCCCCCGGGCAagcggcccgcgccccccgccgccgccgccgccgccgccgccgccgccgccgagccgcCCGCCAAGGCGGCCAAGGCCCCGGGCGCCAAGAAGCCCAAGGCCATCCGCAAGCTGCACTTCGAGGACGAGGTGACCACGTCGCCGGTGCTCGGGCTCAAGATCAAGGAGGGCCCGGTGGAGGCGCCgcgcggccgggcggggggcgccgcgCGGCCGCTGGGCGAGTTCATCTGCCAGCTCTGCAAGGAGGAGTACGCCGACCCGTTCGCGCTGGCGCAGCACAAGTGCTCGCGCATCGTGCGCGTGGAGTACCGCTGCCCCGAGTGCGCCAAGGTCTTCAGCTGCCCCGCCAACCTGGCCTCGCACCGCCGCTGGCACAAGCCGCGGCctgcgcccgccgccgcccgcgcgaCCGAGCCTGAAACCGCCGCCAGGGCCGAGGCGCGGGAGGCGACAGGCGGCGGCGGCAGCGACCGCGACACGCCGAGCCCCGGCGGCGTGTCCGAGTCGGGCTCCGAGGACGGGCTCTACGAGTGCCACCACTGCGCCAAGAAGTTCCGCCGCCAGGCCTATCTGCGCAAGCACCTGCTGGCGCATCACCAGGCGCTGCAGGCCAAGGGCGCGCCGCCCGCGCCTCCGGCCGAGGACCTGCTGGCCTTGTACCCGGGGCCCGAGGAGAAGGCACCCCAGGAGGCGGCGGGCGACGGCGAGGCGGCCGGCGTGCTGGGCCTGAGTGCGCCCGCCGAGTGCCACCTGTGCCCGGTGTGCGGGGAGACGTTCCCCAGCAAGGGCGCCCAGGAGCGCCACCTGCGCCTGCTGCACGCCGCCCAGGTGTTCCCCTGCAAGTACTGCCCGGCCACCTTCTACAGCTCGCCCGGTCTCACGCGACACATCAACAAGTGCCACCCGTCGGAGAACAGACAGGTGATCCTCCTGCAGGTGCCCGTGCGTCCGGCCTGCTAG